Proteins co-encoded in one Pseudochaenichthys georgianus chromosome 22, fPseGeo1.2, whole genome shotgun sequence genomic window:
- the LOC117467327 gene encoding tubulin beta-1 chain-like, whose protein sequence is MREIVHLQAGQCGNQIGAKFWEVISDEHGIDPTGSYCGDSDLQLDRINVYYNEASGGKYVPRAVLVDLEPGTMDSVRSGPFGQIFRPDNFVFGQSGAGNNWAKGHYTEGAELVDSVLDVVRKEAEGCDCLQGFQLTHSLGGGTGSGMGTLLISKIREEYPDRIMNTFSVVPSPKVSDTVVEPYNATLSVHQLVENTDETFCIDNEALYDICFRTLKLTTPSYGDLNHLVSATMSGVTTCLRFPGQLNADLRKLAVNMVPFPRLHFFMPGFAPLTSRGSQQYRSLTVPELTQQMFDSKNMMAACDPRHGRYLTVAAIFRGRMSMKEVDEQMLNVQNKNSSYFVEWIPNNVKTAVCDIPPRGLKMAATFIGNSTAIQELFKRISEQFTAMFRRKAFLHWYTGEGMDEMEFTEAESNMNDLVSEYQQYQDATAEEEGEFEDEGEEELA, encoded by the exons ATGAGGGAAATTGTGCACCTCCAGGCAGGCCAGTGTGGAAATCAGATTGGCGCTAAG TTTTGGGAAGTCATAAGCGACGAGCATGGCATCGACCCGACTGGGTCATACTGTGGGGACAGCGACCTGCAGTTGGATCGCATCAACGTGTATTACAACGAGGCTTCAG GTGGAAAGTATGTCCCCCGGGCAGTGCTGGTGGACTTGGAGCCCGGCACCATGGACTCAGTGAGGTCCGGTCCCTTTGGCCAGATCTTTAGACCAGACAACTTTGTCTTTG GCCAGAGCGGAGCTGGTAATAACTGGGCTAAGGGTCACTACACTGAGGGAGCCGAGCTGGTGGACTCGGTCCTGGATGTGGTGAGGAAGGAGGCGGAGGGCTGCGACTGCCTGCAGGGCTTCCAGCTCACACACTCCCTGGGTGGAGGGACCGGCTCGGGCATGGGCACGCTGCTCATCAGCAAAATCCGAGAGGAGTATCCAGACCGCATCATGAACACTTTCAGCGTGGTGCCTTCGCCTAAG GTGTCAGACACAGTGGTGGAGCCGTACAACGCCACCCTCTCCGTCCACCAGCTGGTGGAGAACACAGATGAGACCTTCTGCATTGATAATGAGGCGCTGTATGACATCTGCTTtcgcacactgaagctcaccaCGCCATCCTACGGAGACCTCAACCACCTCGTCTCAGCCACCATGAGCGGGGTGACCACATGTCTGCGCTTCCCCGGCCAGCTCAATGCTGATCTGAGGAAACTGGCCGTCAACATGGTGCCCTTCCCCAGACTGCACTTCTTCATGCCCGGCTTCGCCCCCCTGACCAGCCGAGGCAGCCAGCAGTACAG GTCGTTGACGGTTCCTGAGCTCACCCAGCAGATGTTCGACTCCAAGAACATGATGGCAGCCTGTGACCCGCGCCACGGCCGCTACCTCACGGTCGCCGCCATCTTCAGAGGACGCATGTCCATGAAGGAAGTGGACGAGCAGATGTTGAATGTGCAGAACAAGAACAGTAGCTACTTCGTGGAGTGGATCCCAAACAATGTGAAGACTGCAGTCTGCGACATTCCTCCCCGTGGCCTCAAGATGGCCGCCACCTTCATCGGCAACAGCACGGCCATCCAGGAGCTGTTCAAGCGCATCTCAGAGCAGTTCACCGCCATGTTCCGCCGCAAGGCCTTCCTCCACTG GTACACCGGCGAGGGCATGGATGAGATGGAGTTCACAGAggctgagagcaacatgaacgACCTGGTGTCTGAGTACCAGCAGTACCAGGATGCCACCGCTGAGGAGGAGGGCGAGTTTGAAGATGAAGGCGAAGAGGAGCTGGCCTAG